One uncultured Caproiciproducens sp. DNA segment encodes these proteins:
- a CDS encoding phosphoribosyltransferase family protein — MGRYYKMTIAGCERELPICPISDTLDIAGFVMLGDVEITEKTAAALLEKCPTHDVVVTAETKGIPLCYEMARQGCRRYIVARKSVKAYMRNPIHVEVKSITTDHLQKLYLAEDDYRGLNGKRVLIVDDVISTGESLAAMEDLVKQFGGVIVGRACVLAEGEAKDRDDIIYLEPLPLFFK; from the coding sequence ATGGGAAGATATTATAAAATGACAATTGCGGGCTGTGAGCGCGAACTGCCGATTTGTCCGATCAGCGATACGCTTGACATTGCGGGCTTTGTTATGCTCGGCGATGTGGAGATAACCGAAAAAACAGCGGCGGCACTTCTTGAAAAATGCCCGACGCACGATGTTGTCGTTACTGCCGAAACCAAAGGAATTCCGCTCTGCTATGAAATGGCGCGTCAGGGCTGCCGCCGTTATATTGTAGCGCGTAAAAGCGTAAAGGCTTACATGCGTAACCCAATCCATGTGGAGGTGAAGTCCATCACCACCGACCATTTGCAGAAGCTTTATCTTGCCGAGGACGATTACAGAGGTTTGAACGGCAAGCGAGTACTGATCGTCGATGATGTCATCAGCACGGGAGAGTCCCTTGCCGCAATGGAGGACCTCGTAAAGCAGTTCGGCGGAGTCATTGTCGGGCGCGCCTGCGTGCTTGCCGAAGGCGAAGCCAAGGACAGAGACGATATCATCTATCTGGAACCTCTGCCGCTGTTCTTTAAATAA
- a CDS encoding histidine triad nucleotide-binding protein: MDCVFCKIANGDIPCKKAYEDDRVLAFYDLDPQAPVHILIIPKEHIQSVEDITEKNSAIVAYIFEVAAKLARENNLTDGFRVVSNVGKDGGQSVPHLHFHLLGGRSMKWPPG, encoded by the coding sequence GTGGACTGCGTATTTTGTAAAATTGCGAATGGAGATATCCCCTGCAAAAAGGCGTACGAAGATGACAGAGTACTTGCATTTTATGATCTTGATCCCCAGGCGCCGGTGCATATTTTGATTATTCCAAAAGAACATATTCAATCTGTGGAGGACATCACGGAAAAGAACAGTGCGATTGTCGCATATATTTTTGAAGTGGCGGCGAAACTGGCCAGAGAAAACAATCTGACTGATGGGTTTCGTGTTGTCAGCAATGTTGGGAAGGACGGCGGCCAGAGCGTGCCGCATCTGCATTTCCATCTGCTTGGCGGCCGTTCCATGAAGTGGCCTCCGGGCTGA
- the alaS gene encoding alanine--tRNA ligase — MEWTGLNELREKYLSFFESKGHLRLQSFSLIPKDDNSLLLINSGMAPMKKYFTGEVTPPRKRVTTCQKCIRTPDIERVGITARHGTYFEMLGNFSFGDYFKHEATAWAWEFCTKVLEMPIDKLWVTIYTDDDEAFDIWTKEVGVNPAHIVRLGKEDNFWEHGSGPCGPCSEIYFDRGEQYSCGSPTCGVGCDCDRYVEFWNVVFSQFNSDGKGNYPPMEHPNIDTGMGLERLACILQGVDNLFLVDTVQNIMKHICRIADVKYGDDPKKDISLRVITDHIRSTTFMIGDGVMPSNEGRGYVLRRLLRRAARHGRLLGIDHTFLAEVAATVIDENKNAYPELDEKRAMITKLIGVEEESFAKTIDQGLQLLSTYIDNGGKKVFSGADAFRLNDTYGFPIDLTKEIVAERGMTVDEEEFKRLMLEQRERARAARKNAGADAWEGESDLLDAVPETEFLGYGQFETSAKVIAIIRDGERVESATAGDEVTLALDKTTFYAESGGQVGDTGSIESADAIIEVKNTTKNHAKNYLHHAVVTAGQISVNEEVKASVDKERRLAVMRNHTSAHLLQAALRKVLGDHVEQAGQLVNEQHVRFDFTHFSAMTKEELEKVELFVNQVILSGTPVDCREMPIEEAKKLGAMALFGEKYGNVVRVVTVNDFSREFCGGTHIDNTAKIGLFKIVSESSVAAGVRRIEGVTGAGVLSLLNQTINEIDETAAALKLNNSSELVQKAVQFSAEMKEKDKTIEILNSKLAGIQIDSLIAGAKKVGGVQVITAVFPGTEPDALRALCDKARDHAPNMVAVFAGTRDGKANIAACVAKEALAMGVNAGQIVRAIAQFAGGNGGGRADSAMAGAKDLAKLDGALAEVEKIVANMLK, encoded by the coding sequence ATGGAGTGGACAGGTTTAAATGAACTGCGTGAAAAGTATTTATCGTTCTTTGAGTCGAAGGGACATTTGCGTCTGCAAAGCTTTTCTTTAATACCCAAGGATGACAACAGCCTTTTGCTGATTAATTCCGGCATGGCGCCGATGAAAAAATATTTTACGGGAGAAGTGACTCCTCCGCGCAAAAGAGTGACGACCTGTCAAAAATGCATCCGTACGCCTGATATTGAGCGTGTCGGCATCACCGCGCGCCACGGCACCTATTTTGAAATGCTGGGAAATTTTTCATTCGGCGATTATTTCAAGCATGAAGCGACCGCGTGGGCGTGGGAGTTCTGTACCAAGGTACTCGAAATGCCGATTGATAAGCTGTGGGTTACAATTTACACCGACGACGACGAGGCCTTTGATATTTGGACAAAGGAAGTCGGCGTCAACCCGGCGCATATTGTCCGTCTGGGCAAAGAGGACAACTTCTGGGAACACGGCTCCGGCCCCTGCGGCCCTTGCTCTGAAATCTATTTTGACCGCGGGGAACAGTACAGCTGCGGTTCTCCCACCTGTGGCGTAGGGTGTGACTGCGATCGGTATGTTGAATTCTGGAACGTTGTGTTCTCCCAGTTCAACAGCGACGGCAAGGGAAACTACCCGCCGATGGAACATCCGAACATTGATACCGGAATGGGTCTTGAGCGCCTCGCCTGCATTTTGCAGGGCGTGGACAACCTGTTCCTTGTGGATACCGTTCAGAATATTATGAAGCACATCTGCCGTATCGCAGATGTCAAATACGGCGACGATCCGAAAAAAGATATATCACTGCGCGTCATTACCGACCACATCCGCAGCACCACCTTCATGATCGGTGACGGCGTTATGCCGTCCAATGAGGGCAGAGGCTATGTGCTGCGCCGTCTTCTGCGCCGTGCGGCCCGCCATGGACGTTTGCTCGGAATTGACCATACCTTCCTTGCGGAGGTCGCTGCGACCGTCATCGACGAGAATAAAAACGCCTATCCGGAACTGGACGAAAAGCGCGCCATGATTACGAAACTCATCGGCGTGGAAGAAGAGAGCTTTGCAAAGACCATCGATCAGGGACTACAGCTATTGAGCACCTATATTGACAACGGCGGAAAAAAGGTGTTTTCGGGCGCCGATGCGTTCCGCCTCAACGATACCTATGGCTTCCCGATTGACCTTACAAAAGAAATTGTAGCCGAACGCGGCATGACGGTCGATGAGGAAGAATTCAAACGGCTGATGCTTGAACAGCGCGAGCGTGCAAGAGCTGCCAGAAAAAATGCCGGTGCGGACGCATGGGAGGGGGAAAGCGACCTTCTTGATGCTGTTCCGGAAACAGAATTCCTCGGTTACGGCCAGTTCGAAACTTCTGCGAAGGTGATTGCTATCATTCGCGACGGCGAACGCGTTGAGTCCGCGACAGCTGGTGACGAAGTCACTTTAGCGCTTGACAAGACTACTTTCTATGCAGAAAGCGGCGGGCAGGTCGGCGATACCGGTTCTATTGAGTCTGCCGACGCGATTATAGAAGTAAAGAATACCACAAAGAACCATGCGAAAAATTATCTGCATCACGCGGTTGTGACTGCCGGACAAATCAGCGTGAATGAAGAAGTGAAAGCTTCCGTCGATAAAGAAAGACGTCTTGCCGTGATGCGCAATCATACGTCCGCCCATCTGCTTCAGGCTGCACTGCGCAAGGTCCTTGGCGACCATGTCGAGCAGGCGGGACAGCTTGTAAATGAACAGCATGTCCGTTTCGACTTTACGCATTTTTCCGCTATGACAAAAGAGGAATTGGAAAAGGTCGAACTGTTTGTCAATCAGGTCATCCTGAGCGGAACTCCTGTAGATTGCCGCGAAATGCCGATTGAAGAAGCAAAAAAACTCGGTGCCATGGCATTGTTCGGTGAGAAATACGGCAATGTTGTCCGTGTAGTTACCGTTAATGATTTTTCCAGAGAATTCTGCGGCGGCACCCATATCGACAACACCGCCAAAATCGGCCTGTTTAAGATTGTTTCGGAAAGCTCCGTTGCCGCCGGCGTACGCCGTATTGAAGGCGTTACCGGTGCAGGCGTGCTTTCACTTCTGAATCAGACGATCAACGAGATTGACGAGACGGCCGCTGCGCTGAAACTTAATAATTCCTCCGAACTTGTGCAGAAAGCGGTACAGTTTTCCGCAGAGATGAAGGAGAAGGATAAAACAATTGAGATTCTCAACTCCAAACTGGCGGGAATTCAAATTGACAGCCTGATCGCGGGCGCTAAAAAAGTGGGCGGCGTTCAGGTAATCACCGCCGTGTTCCCGGGGACTGAACCGGATGCTTTACGCGCCTTATGCGACAAAGCGCGCGATCATGCTCCGAATATGGTTGCCGTGTTTGCCGGGACCCGCGACGGAAAGGCCAATATTGCCGCATGCGTTGCCAAGGAAGCATTGGCAATGGGTGTAAATGCCGGTCAGATTGTGCGTGCGATTGCGCAGTTTGCGGGCGGGAACGGCGGCGGCAGGGCGGACAGTGCCATGGCGGGGGCGAAGGATCTTGCAAAGCTTGACGGCGCTCTTGCCGAAGTAGAGAAAATTGTTGCGAATATGCTAAAATGA
- a CDS encoding penicillin-binding protein 2 encodes MEKRTAVFFGVFMLCMFLCILSVFTVSNGAQLAATADNQSSYKLVVAKTRGTIYDCNKNALTGAGKEYAAAIAPSVEGAAALSKVLTEKELEAVYPSLTAGKPFAMKLSKNVTANGIDVFAVDKRYDDKQTAVNIIGYLDGSGAGAAGLEKAFNQQLTNNQGQISVTYKVDAVNRVLAGENKKISDSSYLKNSGVVLTIDKNIQKIAEKAAEKYLTKAAVLVTEVPSCKIRAMVSLPSFSPNNIPAALKAEGSPFVNRCLSAYNVGSVFKLVSASAALEYGISPDTQYICTGSIDVDGGIFHCFNGEKHGSENMKAAIAHSCNTYFVNIMQQVPQAQFLLMSQSMGFGRSFEIAPGISSVKGNLPTLKSLSIPRALANFSFGQGDLTATPLQIAAMVNAVASGGEYTQPYLYEGLVDENLNYTAKAPAQKSTQVISQSTVKLLQDFMKESIETGTSKKGKPTAGGAGAKTATAQTGRYVNGVESVESWFSGFYPYENPKYVITVFAEDGIGGGATCGPVFKQIADELAGKISQ; translated from the coding sequence ATGGAAAAAAGAACAGCCGTATTTTTCGGAGTATTTATGCTTTGCATGTTCCTTTGTATTTTAAGTGTATTTACCGTGTCGAACGGCGCACAGCTCGCTGCGACCGCCGACAACCAGAGCAGTTATAAGCTGGTCGTAGCCAAAACAAGGGGGACCATTTATGACTGCAATAAAAATGCTCTCACCGGTGCGGGCAAGGAATATGCAGCCGCCATTGCGCCGAGTGTAGAAGGTGCGGCGGCGCTCAGCAAAGTGCTGACTGAAAAAGAACTCGAAGCTGTTTATCCGTCTTTAACCGCGGGAAAACCGTTTGCGATGAAGCTTTCGAAAAATGTCACCGCTAACGGTATTGACGTGTTTGCCGTTGACAAACGGTACGATGATAAACAGACAGCTGTGAATATTATCGGATATCTGGACGGCTCCGGTGCGGGCGCCGCAGGACTTGAAAAAGCGTTCAACCAGCAGCTGACAAACAATCAAGGTCAGATTTCCGTTACGTATAAAGTGGATGCCGTCAACCGCGTGCTTGCCGGAGAAAATAAAAAAATCAGTGACTCCTCTTATTTAAAAAACAGCGGCGTTGTACTGACGATTGATAAAAATATTCAGAAGATCGCCGAAAAAGCGGCTGAAAAGTATTTGACAAAGGCTGCGGTGCTTGTCACAGAAGTGCCGTCGTGCAAAATTCGTGCGATGGTCAGTCTACCTTCCTTTTCTCCGAACAACATTCCTGCGGCTCTTAAGGCGGAGGGCTCTCCGTTTGTGAACCGCTGTCTCTCGGCGTACAATGTAGGCTCCGTATTCAAGCTTGTCTCTGCCTCCGCTGCTCTTGAATACGGCATATCACCGGATACCCAGTACATCTGTACCGGTTCCATTGATGTTGACGGCGGCATTTTTCACTGCTTTAACGGCGAAAAGCATGGCAGCGAAAACATGAAGGCGGCAATTGCGCATTCCTGCAATACCTATTTTGTCAATATCATGCAGCAGGTTCCGCAGGCTCAGTTTTTGCTTATGTCGCAAAGCATGGGCTTTGGCCGCTCATTTGAAATTGCTCCTGGAATTTCATCAGTCAAAGGGAATCTTCCGACTTTGAAGAGCCTCAGCATTCCGAGGGCTCTGGCGAATTTCTCCTTTGGTCAGGGTGATTTAACCGCCACGCCGCTGCAAATTGCGGCTATGGTCAACGCCGTTGCGAGCGGGGGAGAGTATACCCAGCCTTATCTGTATGAAGGCCTTGTGGATGAAAATCTGAATTATACGGCGAAGGCGCCGGCACAGAAAAGCACGCAAGTGATTTCACAGAGTACCGTGAAGCTGCTTCAGGATTTTATGAAGGAATCCATTGAGACAGGCACCAGTAAAAAGGGCAAACCGACAGCGGGCGGGGCGGGTGCAAAAACCGCGACTGCGCAGACAGGAAGATATGTGAACGGTGTGGAATCGGTGGAATCCTGGTTCTCGGGGTTTTATCCGTACGAAAATCCAAAATACGTCATTACCGTTTTTGCCGAAGACGGCATCGGCGGCGGCGCGACCTGCGGCCCTGTCTTTAAACAGATAGCAGATGAACTGGCCGGTAAAATCAGTCAATAA
- a CDS encoding U32 family peptidase — translation MTDTINRAELLSPVGDMERLSAAISFGADAVYLAGQEFGMRTAPSNFTDEELVKAVQFAHDRNVRVHLTCNTVPHNKELAQLPEFLQLAQDAGVDALIIADFGVMSLAKKYAPKVDIHMSTQAGVANYVSAGELYNMGASRVVLARELNLDEIAEIRAKTPKELELEAFVHGAMCVSFSGRCLLSSYLTGRDANRGDCAQPCRWEYALMESKRPGQYMPVFEDRHGTYILNSKDMCMIEHIPEILKAGVTSLKIEGRAKSAYYVAVTTNAYRNAIDEYYKHPLEKVSPWIVEEMNKISHREYSTGFYFGTEPGQVYDNGGYVREYDVIAVCEGYENGVATLSQRNRFFRGDTADVLERGSQPFLLALNDLYDQNWNPIESAPHAMMTVLVKTDHPLVKGAILRKERRDN, via the coding sequence TTGACAGATACAATCAATCGCGCGGAGCTGCTTTCTCCTGTCGGCGACATGGAAAGGCTCAGCGCAGCAATCAGCTTTGGAGCCGATGCGGTTTACCTTGCAGGACAGGAATTCGGCATGCGCACGGCGCCGTCCAATTTTACGGACGAGGAACTGGTCAAAGCGGTTCAATTTGCACATGATCGAAATGTCAGGGTGCATCTGACCTGCAACACCGTTCCCCACAATAAAGAGCTTGCGCAACTGCCGGAATTTTTGCAGCTTGCGCAGGACGCCGGAGTTGACGCGCTGATCATAGCCGATTTCGGCGTAATGTCTTTAGCAAAGAAATACGCGCCGAAGGTGGATATCCATATGTCCACACAGGCCGGTGTGGCGAACTATGTCAGTGCCGGTGAACTGTACAATATGGGTGCTTCACGCGTTGTGCTGGCGCGTGAACTGAATCTTGACGAGATTGCGGAAATCCGTGCCAAAACGCCCAAAGAGCTGGAACTGGAGGCTTTTGTCCACGGCGCCATGTGCGTTTCGTTTTCGGGACGCTGTCTTTTGTCCAGCTATCTCACCGGGCGCGACGCAAATCGCGGCGACTGCGCGCAGCCATGCCGCTGGGAATACGCGCTCATGGAGTCCAAACGGCCGGGACAGTACATGCCGGTTTTCGAAGACCGGCACGGCACTTATATTCTGAATTCCAAAGACATGTGCATGATCGAACATATTCCCGAAATTCTGAAAGCCGGCGTAACAAGCCTGAAAATTGAAGGCAGGGCAAAGTCCGCTTATTATGTTGCTGTGACGACCAACGCTTACCGGAATGCGATCGACGAATATTATAAGCATCCACTGGAAAAGGTTTCCCCATGGATTGTGGAGGAGATGAACAAGATCAGCCACCGTGAGTACAGCACAGGATTTTATTTTGGCACAGAACCCGGGCAGGTGTACGATAATGGCGGTTACGTCCGTGAGTATGATGTGATTGCTGTCTGCGAAGGTTATGAAAACGGAGTGGCCACGCTTTCACAGCGCAACCGTTTTTTCAGGGGCGATACAGCCGATGTGCTCGAGAGGGGAAGCCAGCCGTTTCTTTTGGCGTTGAATGATCTTTATGATCAGAACTGGAATCCGATTGAATCCGCGCCGCACGCCATGATGACCGTATTGGTAAAAACAGACCATCCTCTTGTAAAAGGTGCGATTTTACGGAAAGAACGCCGTGATAACTGA
- the mltG gene encoding endolytic transglycosylase MltG encodes MNDDRDLNGYHHKRIEDFKLNIPDEDWGDTPDTDLYSDLQNADDQNAGSNTLINSYSDPREAQKAKLSQDEAEVRAEKAHRIRNKEKGRKNKGFFRFIWIIMVLFASILFAQFMIAGIDDMLAIGKEKVTVTVEIPKNASTEQIAGILNSAGIVRDVNFFQVYSKLTKADGHYSNGSYKIDTNMDYEAIINNLQSNLNRVDTIKITFKEGVNIVEAAALMEKNGICTAKDMLAVANSDDFDKNYEMLQAITNEKDRYYKLEGYLFPDTYEFYKDEDPELAVAKLLSNCNVKLTKQIRSKAAAQNMTIDQMMTLASMIQAEAADKEDMYKVSSVFHNRLNSGGTGDLLRLRSDPTTYYPYRTKAAVPSDIRETYKSKYDTYTIKGLPAGPICNPGLDAIDAALNPTSTKYYYFCHDKDGKAYYAATNAQHEANLVKAGLK; translated from the coding sequence ATGAATGATGACAGAGACCTCAATGGTTACCATCACAAAAGGATTGAGGACTTTAAACTGAATATTCCCGATGAGGATTGGGGCGACACACCGGATACGGATCTTTATTCCGATTTGCAGAACGCAGACGATCAAAACGCAGGTTCCAACACTTTGATCAACAGCTATAGTGATCCGCGTGAGGCCCAGAAAGCGAAACTCTCACAAGACGAGGCCGAGGTCAGAGCCGAAAAAGCACACCGGATTCGCAATAAGGAAAAAGGCAGAAAAAACAAAGGCTTTTTTCGATTCATCTGGATCATCATGGTTCTGTTCGCTTCCATTCTTTTCGCGCAGTTTATGATCGCGGGAATTGATGATATGCTTGCCATCGGCAAGGAAAAAGTGACGGTAACAGTAGAAATTCCCAAAAATGCGTCCACAGAACAGATCGCCGGCATCCTTAACAGCGCCGGTATTGTCCGCGATGTGAACTTTTTTCAGGTATATTCAAAGCTGACTAAGGCGGATGGCCATTACAGCAATGGCAGCTACAAAATTGATACCAATATGGATTATGAAGCGATTATTAACAACCTTCAATCCAATCTGAATCGTGTGGATACTATTAAAATCACCTTTAAAGAAGGTGTGAACATAGTTGAGGCTGCTGCGCTTATGGAGAAAAACGGGATTTGTACAGCAAAAGACATGCTCGCTGTTGCAAATTCGGATGATTTCGATAAAAATTATGAAATGCTTCAGGCAATCACAAATGAAAAAGACCGCTATTACAAGCTTGAGGGATATTTATTTCCGGATACCTATGAGTTCTATAAAGACGAAGATCCCGAGCTGGCGGTCGCCAAGTTACTGAGCAACTGCAATGTAAAGCTGACAAAGCAAATCCGCAGTAAGGCAGCTGCCCAAAACATGACCATTGACCAGATGATGACGCTGGCCTCCATGATTCAGGCAGAGGCGGCGGATAAAGAGGATATGTATAAGGTTTCGTCCGTCTTTCACAACCGCCTGAACAGCGGCGGAACGGGGGACCTGCTTCGTCTTCGTTCGGATCCGACGACTTATTATCCATACCGTACAAAGGCGGCGGTTCCGTCGGATATACGTGAAACCTATAAGAGCAAATATGATACTTATACCATCAAGGGTCTGCCCGCGGGACCAATCTGTAACCCTGGCCTGGATGCAATTGATGCGGCGTTGAATCCGACAAGCACCAAATATTATTACTTCTGTCATGATAAGGACGGGAAAGCATATTACGCAGCAACCAATGCGCAGCACGAGGCGAATTTAGTAAAGGCGGGACTGAAATAG
- a CDS encoding 5-formyltetrahydrofolate cyclo-ligase — protein MHVKNIKEIKVSLRIRYRQFRERLNEDQKIKLDSIIQSRLLALREYAAADTVFTYVSKPIEVDTIALIKAVLANHKQVAVPRCVPETYDMQFYYVTSLEDLEKGSFGVLEPIVSKCRMVTDFSKGFCIVPGLSFDAQGYRLGYGKGYYDRFLAEFGGDTVGICYSGCVQWNLPHGYYDKPVNILITEKYIRRIANQTN, from the coding sequence ATGCATGTGAAGAATATCAAGGAAATAAAAGTGAGCCTGCGCATACGTTACCGTCAGTTCCGTGAAAGGCTGAATGAAGACCAGAAGATTAAACTGGATTCCATCATCCAGAGCAGGCTTCTTGCGCTCCGGGAATACGCCGCGGCTGATACGGTGTTCACTTATGTAAGCAAGCCGATTGAAGTTGACACGATTGCGCTGATAAAAGCTGTGCTTGCCAACCACAAACAGGTTGCCGTGCCGCGTTGTGTGCCGGAAACATATGACATGCAGTTTTATTATGTCACTTCCCTTGAGGATCTTGAAAAGGGGAGCTTCGGTGTGCTGGAGCCGATCGTTTCTAAATGCCGGATGGTAACCGATTTTTCCAAAGGGTTCTGTATCGTGCCGGGTCTCAGCTTCGACGCTCAGGGGTATCGCTTGGGATACGGTAAAGGGTACTACGACCGTTTTTTGGCCGAATTCGGGGGAGATACCGTGGGCATCTGCTATTCCGGCTGTGTCCAGTGGAACTTACCCCACGGTTATTACGACAAGCCGGTTAATATTTTGATTACCGAAAAATATATCAGGAGAATAGCGAATCAGACAAACTGA
- a CDS encoding DJ-1 family glyoxalase III, with protein MIYLFLANGFEEIEALATADILRRAGCELVTVGVGGKKITGAHKIEVTADIDEKEAVTEGLDMVVLPGGVPGTLNLEKSPIVRAAIRYCAENDKYIAAICAAPSILGHMNLLTEHTATCFPGYEQELGAKVLSKDPVCVSGKVITARGAGVSIEFALQIVEVLFDPEKSKMLRKSMQCM; from the coding sequence ATGATTTACCTATTTCTGGCAAATGGATTTGAAGAAATCGAGGCGCTTGCCACCGCTGATATTTTAAGGCGTGCCGGCTGTGAACTTGTTACTGTCGGTGTCGGCGGAAAAAAAATTACAGGCGCACATAAGATCGAAGTGACCGCCGATATAGATGAAAAGGAAGCGGTGACCGAAGGACTGGACATGGTGGTGCTGCCGGGCGGTGTGCCGGGGACACTTAACCTTGAAAAGTCCCCGATCGTAAGAGCAGCGATCCGCTATTGTGCGGAAAATGATAAATACATTGCGGCAATCTGCGCGGCACCTTCCATACTGGGCCATATGAATCTTCTGACGGAGCATACGGCAACTTGTTTTCCGGGCTACGAGCAGGAACTGGGGGCAAAGGTGCTGTCAAAAGATCCCGTCTGTGTCAGCGGCAAGGTGATTACTGCGAGGGGTGCGGGTGTCTCGATTGAATTTGCACTTCAAATTGTGGAAGTGCTGTTTGATCCTGAAAAATCAAAGATGCTTAGGAAGTCGATGCAATGCATGTGA
- a CDS encoding GNAT family N-acetyltransferase produces MICSADWEMRGELAEIWKTCFDEPVRPAKYFLNNYFRPEDCLVYKMGDKIAAVVYLLPTRIAAGAKPVQAHYIYAAATLPQYRGHGYMAALLAAAALVGANRGDQYSAVLPAEPGLYSLYEKSDYIKFFKASTLSFSLEEMCSMAESGIVTKTILTYGQMNGLRNAKLAGKTGSVLWSDEAFGFAVGMGKVYGDRMICSRTAGKFAYALCRETNPDTCLVLELMADGDTIRDLAANIISSVPAEKYIFRLPADEVFFGKKGETFDFGMLKAIGGSVLDQLLQDSAAPYLGMPLD; encoded by the coding sequence ATGATTTGTTCTGCTGACTGGGAAATGCGCGGTGAACTTGCTGAAATTTGGAAAACCTGCTTCGACGAACCGGTACGTCCCGCAAAATATTTTTTGAATAATTATTTTCGTCCGGAAGATTGTCTGGTTTATAAAATGGGGGACAAAATCGCGGCCGTTGTTTATCTGCTGCCTACCCGAATCGCCGCGGGCGCAAAACCCGTACAGGCACATTATATTTATGCGGCGGCAACCTTGCCGCAATACCGCGGCCATGGGTATATGGCGGCTCTTCTTGCCGCCGCGGCGCTGGTTGGCGCCAACCGCGGGGATCAGTATTCTGCCGTGCTCCCCGCCGAACCGGGATTATACAGCCTTTATGAAAAATCCGATTACATTAAATTTTTTAAAGCCAGCACCCTGTCCTTTTCACTGGAGGAAATGTGCTCAATGGCCGAGTCGGGAATTGTGACAAAAACCATCCTGACATACGGTCAGATGAACGGACTTCGCAATGCAAAGCTTGCGGGAAAAACCGGCTCCGTACTCTGGAGCGACGAAGCGTTTGGATTTGCGGTGGGAATGGGTAAGGTTTATGGAGACAGGATGATTTGTTCCCGGACTGCCGGAAAATTCGCCTATGCTTTATGCCGCGAAACCAATCCCGATACCTGCTTGGTTTTGGAACTGATGGCAGACGGGGATACCATCCGCGATTTGGCGGCGAACATTATCAGCAGCGTACCGGCTGAAAAATATATTTTTCGATTGCCCGCCGATGAAGTCTTTTTTGGCAAAAAAGGTGAAACCTTCGATTTCGGAATGTTGAAAGCCATTGGGGGTTCTGTTTTGGATCAGCTGTTACAGGATTCGGCCGCGCCGTATCTTGGGATGCCGCTTGATTAA
- a CDS encoding deoxynucleoside kinase: MNGKLITMEGLDGSGKATQTELLCRALSERGVKLHHVSFPDYGEPSSSLVKMYLKGDFGTDPNDVNAYAASSFYAVDRYASYRKYWRQDYQGGTLIIADRYTTSNIVFQLSKLPREQWPDFVEWVQDYEYNKLTLPRPDLTIYLNMPLEVSQKLLSGRYHGNEEKKDIHESNAGYLRACRESADYAAQKLNWKMVQCADNNELKTVEQIHSEVMEIIAGVLKKRDGLI, encoded by the coding sequence ATGAATGGAAAATTAATCACAATGGAGGGCCTCGACGGCAGCGGCAAGGCGACGCAGACTGAGCTGCTGTGCAGGGCGCTTTCGGAGCGCGGCGTTAAATTACACCATGTTTCTTTTCCCGACTACGGAGAACCTTCATCTAGTTTGGTTAAAATGTATCTGAAAGGAGATTTTGGAACCGATCCCAACGACGTGAATGCATATGCCGCCTCTTCGTTTTATGCGGTGGACCGTTATGCAAGCTACAGAAAGTATTGGCGGCAGGATTACCAGGGCGGCACCCTGATTATTGCGGATCGATATACCACTTCAAATATTGTGTTTCAGCTTTCTAAACTGCCTCGGGAACAGTGGCCGGATTTTGTGGAATGGGTACAGGATTATGAGTACAATAAGCTCACGCTGCCCCGTCCGGATTTGACAATTTACCTGAACATGCCGTTGGAAGTTTCTCAGAAGCTTTTGAGCGGCAGGTATCATGGAAATGAAGAAAAAAAAGATATTCATGAAAGCAATGCGGGTTACCTCCGCGCGTGCCGTGAAAGCGCGGACTATGCGGCGCAGAAGCTGAATTGGAAAATGGTCCAGTGTGCGGATAACAATGAATTAAAGACGGTTGAACAAATTCACAGTGAAGTGATGGAAATCATAGCGGGGGTGCTGAAAAAGAGGGACGGTTTGATATGA